One Lytechinus pictus isolate F3 Inbred chromosome 12, Lp3.0, whole genome shotgun sequence genomic region harbors:
- the LOC129272525 gene encoding complexin-like: protein MAGMAAKMILGNKLSSVKGELGNLAGGEGEGNDKDDEEAALIEEARQQQEEERKARHAKMEAEREVERQRIREKYGLKKKVAEEPGMPEPDDAGRITRKKKTPAEMQQALQQQEDEEEGFMDTVKGFVAPFAEKLGLDLFK from the exons atGGCTGGTATGGCAGCTAAGATGATACTTGGTAACAAGCTGAGTAGCGTGAAAG GTGAGCTTGGAAACTTAGctggaggagaaggagaaggtaACGACAAAGATGACGAAGAGGCTGCCCTCATTGAAGAAGCGCGACAGCAGCAAGAGGAGGAGAGGAAAGCCAGACATGCTAAGATGGAAGCAGAaagagaggtggagagacagAGGATAAGAGAAAAG TATGGACTGAAGAAGAAAGTGGCTGAGGAACCGGGGATGCCAGAGCCTGATGATGCTGGCCGGATTACAAGGAAAAAGAAGACACCTGCCGAGATGCAGCAGGCATTACAACAACAGGAGGATGAAGAAGAAG GTTTTATGGATACAGTGAAAGGTTTTGTCGCACCATTTGCAGAAAAACTTGGACTGGACCTTTTTAAATAG